Proteins from one Setaria italica strain Yugu1 chromosome V, Setaria_italica_v2.0, whole genome shotgun sequence genomic window:
- the LOC101776224 gene encoding auxin-responsive protein IAA2 — MAWRGRLGETADSGLELSLGLPAYFAKTSSGLDAGEDPGDAAAFALQATKGSDGSKARVRPAAAAPVVGWPPVRSFRRNLASTRQSPQSSSAHHQDGGVKGGRGAKGGGAGEGGHKGGGLFVKINMDGVPIGRKVDLTAYGGYAELSAAVGKLFRGLLAAQRDPPAAAVGRRCGEEAAGEEAEEPVIGGEYTLVYEDEEGDRVLVGDVPWEMFVATAKRLRVLKSSDLPASSLRAGGGRKRAAADCRTAEPCSAPRIT; from the exons ATGGCATGGCGGGGCCGGCTCGGGGAGACCGCGGACAGCGGCCTCGAGCTCAGCCTTGGCCTCCCGGCCTACTTCGCCAAGACCTCATCAG GGTTGGACGCCGGCGAGGATCCCGGCGACGCTGCTGCTTTTGCTCTCCAGGCCACCAAAGGGAGCGATGGCTCCAAGGCAAG GGTGAGgcctgcagctgctgctccgGTGGTGGGGTGGCCGCCGGTGCGGTCGTTCAGGAGGAACCTGGCGTCCACCAGGCAGTCGCCGcagtcgtcgtcggctcatcatcAGGACGGCGGAGTTAAGGGAGGCCGCGGCGCcaagggaggcggcgccggcgagggcgggCACAAGGGCGGCGGTCTGTTCGTGAAGATCAACATGGACGGAGTGCCCATCGGGCGGAAGGTGGACCTCACGGCGTACGGCGGCTACGCCgagctctccgccgccgtcggcaaGCTCTTCCGCGGCCTGCTCGCCG CCCAGAGGgacccgcccgccgccgcggtgggcCGGCgctgcggcgaggaggcggcgggggaggaggccgaggagccCGTGATCGGCGGCGAGTACACACTGGTgtacgaggacgaggagggcgaCCGGGTGCTGGTCGGCGACGTCCCCTGGGA GATGTTCGTGGCCACCGCGAAGAGGCTGCGCGTGCTCAAGAGCTCCGACCTGCCGGCCTCGTCG CTGAGAGCAGGCGGGGGCAGGAAGAGGGCTGCAGCCgactgccgaacagctgaaccATGCTCTGCTCCACGCATCACCTGA